The Geoalkalibacter subterraneus genome contains the following window.
GCTGCGGTACTCGATCACCGGGCCCTTGGCATCCCTGCGGGTCTTACGCTCCCAGGGCTTGCGGCCGCTCTTGTCACTGCGGCCGGCAGGCTTGCTGCCAAAGCGTTTTTTACCATTTCCAGCGGGGCGGGCATTGCGCAGCGGGCGCGTCGGCTCAAGACCTGGAATCACCGACTGCGCCAGCGCCTGGCCGATATAGCGCTCGATGCGCTGCAGGCGGATCGCCTCATCACCGGCGGCAAAGGAGATGGCAATCCCGGAAGCTCCGGCGCGGCCGGTGCGGCCGATGCGGTGTACGTAATCCTCGGCGGCCTGAGGCAGATCAAAATTAATGACATGACTGATGCCGGAGACATCGAGGCCGCGCGCCGCAACGTCGGTCGCGACCAGCAGGCGGATCTTGCCGCGGCGCAGATCACCCACGGTGCGGTTGCGCGCCCCCTGGCTCATGTCGCCGTGCAGAGCAGCAGCCCGGTGACCGCTGCGTGTCAGATCGCGCGCCAGAGTGTCGGCCCCCGCCTTGGTCGCGGAAAAGATGATGGCGCAGGTCATGCCCTTGTCATCGGCCAGATGACAGAGCAGGCGTTTTTTATGCTCGAGGCCGTCGGCGACATGCAGATGCTGCACGATGTGTTCGTGGGTCACTTTCTTGCCCGCGATATCGATGCGCACCGGCTCCTTGAGCAGTCGGCGCGCCAGATCCGCCATGGGGCGATCGAGCGTGGCAGTGAAGAGCAGGGTCTGGCGGGCGGCGGGAGCTGCGGCGGTGATCTTCTCCACATCCTCCTTGAAGCCCATGTCGAGCATACGGTCGGCCTCGTCCAGAATCAGAAACTCCAGCCGCGACAGATCGAGGCTGCCGCGCTCGAGATGATCGATCAGTCGGCCCGGCGTGCCGACCACCAGATCGATAGGCCGGCTCAGGTCACGGAATTGCGGGCCATAAGGTACTCCACCGAGGATCACGGCGCTGCGCATATTGATAAATCGCCCGTAGGTGCGGGTCGCTTCAGTCACCTGGGAAGCCAGCTCGCGGGTCGGTGTCAGCACCAGGACACGAGGGGCGCCCTTGGGACCTTTACGCACGGTGGAGAGCTTCTCCAGCACCGGCAGCATGAAAGCGGCCGTCTTGCCCGTCCCGGTCTGGGCGGAGGCCATTACGTCACGACCAGCGATGATCTCAGGGATGGAGCGCGCCTGGATCTGGGTCGGCTCGGTATAGCCGCAGGCTTTGATGGCGCGTTGAATAGGTTCACTCAATTTCAGGTCAGAAAAAGTCACAAGAATTCCTTCTCCTTTCGCCGTCTAGCCCGGGTTATTCATGAAGCTTCGTCGCGAAACCGGCAAGTGTCCGTCAGATCAAGCCTGGCA
Protein-coding sequences here:
- a CDS encoding DEAD/DEAH box helicase, which codes for MTFSDLKLSEPIQRAIKACGYTEPTQIQARSIPEIIAGRDVMASAQTGTGKTAAFMLPVLEKLSTVRKGPKGAPRVLVLTPTRELASQVTEATRTYGRFINMRSAVILGGVPYGPQFRDLSRPIDLVVGTPGRLIDHLERGSLDLSRLEFLILDEADRMLDMGFKEDVEKITAAAPAARQTLLFTATLDRPMADLARRLLKEPVRIDIAGKKVTHEHIVQHLHVADGLEHKKRLLCHLADDKGMTCAIIFSATKAGADTLARDLTRSGHRAAALHGDMSQGARNRTVGDLRRGKIRLLVATDVAARGLDVSGISHVINFDLPQAAEDYVHRIGRTGRAGASGIAISFAAGDEAIRLQRIERYIGQALAQSVIPGLEPTRPLRNARPAGNGKKRFGSKPAGRSDKSGRKPWERKTRRDAKGPVIEYRSRKNESRG